A genomic stretch from Malus domestica chromosome 15, GDT2T_hap1 includes:
- the LOC103442273 gene encoding enhancer of rudimentary homolog: MANKHTIILMQTSHNKASRTFMDYDSISQAMDGICGLYERKLRELNPAIRDISYDIGDLYNFIDGLADMSALVYDHSIQAYLPYDRQWIKQRTLRHLQKLAH; this comes from the exons ATG GCGAACAAGCACACGATCATTCTAATGCAAACTTCTCACAACAAAGCAAGTAGAACCTTTATGGACTATGATTCCATAAGTCAAGCAATGGATG GTATATGTGGACTGTATGAGAGGAAGCTGAGGGAGTTAAATCCAGCAATTAGAGATATCTCTTATGACATCGGAGATCTCTACAATTTCATTGATGGCCTTGCCGACATGAGTGCTTTagt ATATGATCATTCGATTCAGGCATATCTCCCCTATGACCGACAGTGGATTAAACAACGGACACTTCGACATCTGCAAAAACTGGCGCATTGA